A single Nicotiana tabacum cultivar K326 chromosome 5, ASM71507v2, whole genome shotgun sequence DNA region contains:
- the LOC107759107 gene encoding UDP-glucuronic acid decarboxylase 1 — translation MKLHTQSSMNHRRDEEMSMSISKNTTPPSSPKPLKHPRSLPRSINYLLKEQRLLFILVGILIGSTFFILQPSLNPSSPIPNSSFHVSESVPLTHTSTVTTSFKTWRVPVGIGKKRMRIVVTGGAGFVGSHLVDKLIKRGDDVIVIDNFFTGRKENVMHHFGNHRFELIRHDVVEPILLEVDQIYHLACPASPVHYKYNPVKTIKTNVMGTLNMLGLAKRIGARFLLTSTSEVYGDPLEHPQKETYWGHVNPIGVRSCYDEGKRTAETLTMDYHRGAGVEVRIARIFNTYGPRMCLDDGRVVSNFVSQAIRRQPMTVYGDGKQTRSFQYVSDLVDGLMALMEGEHIGPFNLGNPGEFTMLELAEVVKEVIDPSATIEFRANTADDPHKRKPDISKAKELLNWEPKVPLREGLPLMVNDFRNRILNEDEGKGN, via the exons ATGAAATTGCACACGCAATCAAGTATGAATCACAGAAGAGATGAAGAAATGTCAATGTCAATATCAAAAAACACAACCCCACCTTCTTCCCCAAAGCCTCTCAAACACCCCAGATCTCTACCTAGATCCATTAATTACCTCCTTAAAGAACAACGCCTTCTCTTCATATTAGTTGGCATTCTCATTGGCTCAACATTTTTCATTCTCCAGCCCAGTCTAAACCCATCTTCTCCAATTCCCAATTCATCATTTCACGTTTCCGAATCCGTTCCCTTAACCCACACATCAACCGTTACGACGTCGTTTAAGACATGGCGGGTCCCAGTTGGGATAGGGAAAAAACGCATGCGGATTGTAGTGACTGGTGGGGCCGGTTTTGTAGGGAGTCATTTGGTTGATAAGTTAATTAAACGAGGTGATGATGTTATTGTGATTGATAATTTTTTTACTGGGAGGAAAGAAAATGTGATGCATCATTTTGGGAATCATAGATTTGAATTAATAAGACATGATGTTGTTGAGCCTATTTTGTTAGAAGTGGATCAGATCTACCACTTGGCTTGCCCTGCTTCTCCTGTTCATTACAAGTATAATCCTGTCAAAACTATTA AGACAAATGTGATGGGTACGCTTAACATGTTGGGACTTGCCAAAAGAATTGGTGCGCGGTTCTTGCTTACTAGTACAAGTGAGGTTTATGGTGATCCACTTGAGCATCCACAAAAAGAAACATATTGGGGACATGTGAATCCAATAG GGGTTAGGAGCTGCTATGATGAGGGGAAACGAACTGCTGAAACCTTGACTATGGATTACCATCGTGGTGCAGGTGTTGAG GTGCGTATTGCCCGAATTTTCAATACATATGGACCTCGCATGTGTCTCGATGATGGACGTGTTGTCAGCAACTTTGTTTCCCAG GCCATCCGCAGGCAACCAATGACAGTCTATGGTGATGGGAAGCAGACACGAAGCTTTCAGTATGTATCTGATTTG GTTGATGGATTAATGGCCTTAATGGAAGGTGAGCATATTGGCCCTTTCAACTTGGGAAACCCAGGAGAGTTTACCATGTTAGAGCTTGCCGAG GTGGTCAAAGAAGTGATTGATCCAAGTGCTACTATTGAGTTCAGAGCTAACACAGCTGATGATCCTCACAAGAGGAAACCAGATATCAGCAAAGCAAAGGAACTACTAAACTGGGAGCCCAAAGTACCCTTGCGCGAGGGGCTGCCACTCATGGTCAATGATTTTCGCAATCGCATTCTAAATGAAGATGAAGGGAAAGGAAACTAA